One genomic region from Anabaena sp. PCC 7108 encodes:
- a CDS encoding tyrosine-type recombinase/integrase, translating into MVFKSGSIKILNGKGGKDRTAYLPDGAVTVVKDWLKVRGREAGSLFCHINKAGVVTLRQLSSQAVLLILEKRGKEAGVSDFSAHDFRRTFISELLDSGVDIVTVQKLVGHATTDQTARYDRRGEETKRQAVQFISVPRRK; encoded by the coding sequence GTGGTTTTCAAGTCTGGGAGCATCAAAATTCTCAACGGTAAAGGTGGTAAAGACCGCACTGCTTATTTACCAGATGGGGCGGTGACGGTGGTGAAAGACTGGTTAAAAGTGAGGGGACGGGAAGCTGGGTCTTTATTTTGTCATATTAATAAAGCAGGTGTGGTTACTCTACGACAACTTTCATCCCAGGCAGTCTTGTTAATTCTGGAAAAACGCGGTAAAGAAGCTGGGGTTAGTGACTTTTCTGCACATGATTTCCGCAGAACCTTTATTTCAGAACTTTTAGATTCCGGTGTTGATATTGTGACTGTACAGAAATTGGTAGGTCATGCCACCACTGACCAAACCGCTAGATATGACCGTCGGGGTGAGGAAACCAAGCGTCAAGCAGTGCAGTTTATTAGTGTTCCTAGACGAAAATAG
- a CDS encoding helix-turn-helix transcriptional regulator, translated as MTNQRDKETKMYIYVADVVSVVWNKDRAEVLKRLRGKKSRQKLVEEIVAQGGECSHQNLKKLEYGESESVSIKVLDAICSAL; from the coding sequence ATGACTAATCAGAGGGATAAAGAAACGAAAATGTATATTTATGTTGCTGATGTTGTTTCTGTTGTCTGGAATAAAGACAGAGCAGAGGTTTTAAAGCGATTGCGTGGTAAAAAATCCCGTCAAAAGCTAGTAGAGGAAATTGTGGCTCAAGGTGGTGAATGCTCCCACCAAAACCTGAAAAAATTAGAGTATGGCGAATCTGAAAGTGTTTCTATAAAAGTGTTAGATGCTATTTGCTCGGCTTTATAA
- the glmS gene encoding glutamine--fructose-6-phosphate transaminase (isomerizing), with translation MCGIVGYIGTQAATDILLAGLEKLEYRGYDSAGIATIWEGDVNCVRAKGKLLNLRSKLEQIENPAQIGIGHTRWATHGKPEEHNAHPHMDTALRVAVVQNGIIENYRELREHLKALGHEFRSETDTEVIPHLIAECLKHSSENPTSPSVFLDAVREAVSKLEGAYAIAAISADYPDELIVVRQQAPLVIGFGQGEFFCASDTPAIVPYTRAVLSLENGEIARLTPLGVEVYNFAGHRLKKHPRTLNWNPIMVEKQGFKHFMLKEIYEQPGVVRDCLEAYFPTEDNAQITNQSPVNLGLPAEFYADLEQIQIVACGTSWHAALVGKYLLEQLAGIPTQVQYASEFRYAPSPLTAHTLTIGVTQSGETADTLAALSMEKERRQGKEAKYQARLLGITNRPESSLGNMVANIINTHGGIEIGVAATKTFVAQLMAFYALALDLGYRRHEISAPRFEEILTGLRQLPGEIEAILETQERYIEHLVHDFSETKDFIFIGRGINFPIALEGALKLKEISYIHAEGYPAGEMKHGPIALLDAKVPVVAIAVPGSVYEKVISNAQEAKARDSRLIGVTSVKDGEAAEIFNDLIPVSDVEEILSPILTVIPLQLLAYHIAARRGLDVDQPRNLAKSVTVE, from the coding sequence ATGTGCGGAATAGTTGGATATATAGGCACTCAGGCAGCGACAGATATTTTACTAGCTGGACTAGAAAAATTAGAATATAGAGGTTACGACTCAGCCGGAATTGCCACTATTTGGGAAGGTGATGTTAATTGTGTACGGGCTAAGGGCAAATTACTCAACCTGCGTTCTAAACTCGAACAAATCGAAAATCCTGCCCAAATTGGCATTGGTCACACCCGCTGGGCAACTCATGGTAAACCAGAAGAACATAACGCCCATCCACATATGGATACGGCGCTGCGGGTAGCGGTGGTGCAGAATGGGATTATTGAAAATTATCGGGAGTTGCGGGAACACCTAAAGGCGCTAGGACATGAATTCCGCTCAGAAACAGATACAGAAGTTATTCCCCATCTCATCGCTGAGTGTTTAAAGCATTCTTCTGAAAATCCTACTTCTCCTTCGGTGTTTTTAGATGCGGTGCGGGAAGCCGTGAGTAAATTAGAAGGGGCTTATGCGATCGCTGCTATTTCTGCTGACTACCCCGATGAATTGATTGTAGTTCGCCAACAAGCACCGTTAGTCATTGGTTTCGGACAAGGTGAGTTTTTCTGTGCTTCTGATACCCCGGCGATTGTTCCCTATACCCGCGCTGTATTGTCCCTAGAAAATGGCGAAATCGCTCGTTTGACTCCTTTAGGGGTGGAAGTATACAACTTTGCTGGGCATCGTTTAAAGAAGCATCCCCGCACCTTGAACTGGAATCCCATCATGGTGGAAAAACAGGGATTCAAACATTTTATGCTCAAGGAAATCTATGAGCAACCGGGGGTAGTCCGGGATTGTTTGGAGGCTTATTTCCCAACAGAAGACAACGCCCAAATCACAAATCAATCCCCGGTGAACTTGGGTTTACCAGCAGAATTTTACGCAGATTTAGAACAAATTCAAATTGTTGCCTGTGGTACAAGTTGGCACGCGGCGTTAGTGGGTAAATACTTATTAGAACAATTAGCGGGAATTCCCACACAAGTACAATATGCTTCGGAATTTCGTTATGCACCATCACCACTAACTGCTCATACTCTTACTATTGGGGTAACTCAGTCAGGGGAAACTGCTGATACTTTGGCAGCTTTGTCAATGGAAAAAGAACGCCGTCAAGGGAAAGAGGCTAAGTATCAAGCGCGACTTTTGGGAATTACCAACCGCCCAGAAAGTAGTTTGGGTAATATGGTTGCAAATATTATCAATACTCATGGGGGTATTGAAATTGGTGTGGCGGCGACAAAGACTTTTGTGGCACAATTAATGGCGTTTTATGCTTTGGCGTTAGATTTAGGTTATCGTCGTCATGAGATTAGTGCGCCAAGATTTGAGGAAATTCTCACAGGTTTACGGCAGTTACCAGGGGAAATTGAAGCAATTTTAGAAACTCAAGAACGTTATATTGAACATTTGGTACATGATTTTTCAGAAACGAAAGATTTTATCTTTATTGGGAGAGGAATTAATTTTCCTATTGCTTTAGAAGGGGCTTTGAAATTAAAGGAAATTAGCTATATTCACGCCGAAGGTTATCCAGCGGGAGAAATGAAACATGGACCAATTGCGTTGTTAGATGCTAAAGTTCCAGTTGTTGCGATCGCTGTTCCTGGTAGTGTATACGAAAAGGTGATTTCTAATGCCCAAGAAGCTAAAGCTAGAGATTCCCGGTTAATTGGCGTGACTTCTGTTAAAGATGGGGAAGCGGCAGAAATCTTTAATGATTTAATTCCGGTTTCTGATGTGGAGGAAATTTTGTCCCCTATTTTAACAGTTATTCCATTGCAATTGTTAGCTTATCATATTGCCGCACGACGGGGTTTGGATGTAGATCAGCCCAGAAATTTAGCCAAGTCTGTGACAGTTGAATAA
- the psaC gene encoding photosystem I iron-sulfur center protein PsaC translates to MSHTVKIYDTCIGCTQCVRACPTDVLEMVPWDGCKAAQVAASPRTEDCVGCKRCETACPTDFLSIRVYLGAETTRSMGLAY, encoded by the coding sequence ATGTCTCATACCGTAAAAATCTACGATACCTGCATTGGCTGCACCCAATGCGTCCGCGCTTGCCCCACTGACGTTCTAGAAATGGTTCCTTGGGATGGCTGTAAAGCTGCTCAAGTTGCTGCTTCTCCCCGCACAGAAGACTGTGTAGGTTGCAAACGTTGTGAAACTGCTTGTCCCACCGACTTTTTAAGCATCCGAGTTTATCTAGGCGCTGAAACAACTCGCAGCATGGGTCTAGCATACTGA
- a CDS encoding DUF6464 family protein encodes MEPDSLLTEVILTNPRQSLGRLQLDWTPQPGNYLDLEGKTYAVLERRHKYQLKAGRYRLHNVAIYVQSAKRPDEKTLIGRRWVVGDATCSYNAHSEIIRCAVNPEGPCKSCLFYENRELLTGG; translated from the coding sequence ATGGAACCAGACTCCTTACTAACAGAGGTAATTCTGACAAACCCACGTCAGTCTCTCGGTAGATTGCAACTTGATTGGACACCCCAACCAGGGAATTATCTTGATCTTGAAGGTAAAACCTATGCAGTTTTAGAACGTCGTCATAAGTATCAATTAAAAGCAGGACGCTACCGCTTACATAATGTAGCCATCTATGTACAATCTGCTAAACGACCAGATGAAAAAACCTTAATTGGCAGGCGTTGGGTAGTTGGTGATGCAACCTGTAGCTATAATGCTCATTCAGAAATCATTCGCTGTGCAGTCAACCCAGAAGGCCCTTGTAAATCCTGTCTGTTCTATGAAAATAGGGAACTCTTAACAGGGGGCTAA